Proteins encoded together in one Psychromonas sp. psych-6C06 window:
- the mrcB gene encoding penicillin-binding protein 1B codes for MPQIKKTVTKKNTIKKTPAKKSAKKRKNAKNTTKASIGQRLLSFIWGFFWKSTLAFVAFMVIAGIYFDKKIERKLDGSTWTLPAQIYARPLTIEPLQLLSPNALISELKMLNYRPVRVVNSAGQFSVKGERVTIYRRTFDFPDGFIGKDKLAITFTKGIVKSIKNSQGQLLERVKLEPLLLSRLHSDQIEDRVFVPFERIPDLFIDTLLLMEDRNYYHHQGISPLAIVRAFIVNFKAGYTVQGGSTLTQQLAKNLFLTQERSLWRKFQEAYIAVLMDYKYSKDKLLEAYLNEVYLAQNGKSGVYGIGLASDFYFARPINELRIEQIALLVAIIKGPSYYNPRRNPERALARRDLVLRMMVEKGLINSNDYKYAVSDPLSLSDRTALNHRANPAFISFLHRELKRQVPAAVRKQSGLHIFTSIDPVAQQGAEFAVQKGLALVDKKQPASLQGAMVISDREAAELRAIVSGRDVKFSGFNRALDANRPIGSLVKPAVYLTALEQGYQLQDKLDDKQIVLKNSTGQRWQPNNYDRKFRGSVSVEEALYKSLNVPTVNLGMKVGLGNVIDTLHKLGIQEKIKAYPSLVLGSVSLSPFEVAQMYQPITTQGRYQPLQMIRSIVAKEGELLYQRDQSSEQRFSTVAVNQLTNTLSKVTSEGTARSLRWRNPGQSFAGKTGTTNNLKDSWFVGFDSEEVVTTWVGRDDNKSAELTGSSGALVLFSQYMKQKNN; via the coding sequence ATGCCACAAATAAAAAAAACAGTGACCAAGAAAAATACGATAAAAAAAACGCCGGCTAAAAAGAGCGCTAAAAAGCGTAAAAATGCAAAAAACACAACCAAAGCATCTATTGGACAACGTTTATTAAGTTTCATATGGGGATTTTTTTGGAAAAGTACGTTGGCCTTTGTAGCTTTTATGGTGATCGCCGGTATCTATTTTGATAAAAAAATTGAACGAAAACTTGATGGTAGCACTTGGACATTACCGGCTCAGATTTATGCTCGTCCACTCACTATTGAGCCACTGCAATTACTTTCTCCCAACGCACTGATCAGCGAATTAAAAATGCTTAATTACCGCCCGGTTCGGGTTGTTAATAGTGCAGGGCAGTTTTCAGTTAAGGGTGAACGTGTCACTATTTACCGTCGTACTTTTGATTTTCCTGATGGCTTTATAGGTAAAGATAAGTTGGCGATTACTTTCACAAAAGGTATCGTTAAATCGATCAAAAATAGCCAAGGTCAATTGCTTGAACGGGTAAAGTTAGAGCCATTATTGTTATCTCGTTTACACTCAGATCAAATTGAAGATCGCGTTTTTGTTCCCTTTGAAAGGATCCCAGATCTTTTTATAGATACTTTATTATTGATGGAAGATAGAAATTATTATCACCATCAGGGGATTTCACCATTGGCTATTGTGCGCGCTTTTATCGTCAACTTTAAGGCGGGTTATACGGTTCAAGGCGGGAGTACGCTCACGCAACAATTGGCTAAAAACCTGTTTTTAACACAAGAGCGTAGTTTGTGGCGTAAATTTCAAGAGGCTTATATCGCTGTATTAATGGATTATAAATACAGTAAAGATAAGTTACTTGAAGCTTATTTGAATGAAGTCTACCTTGCTCAGAATGGAAAATCAGGCGTTTATGGTATTGGGCTAGCCAGTGACTTTTACTTCGCACGGCCTATTAATGAATTACGCATTGAACAAATTGCTCTGTTGGTTGCGATTATAAAAGGGCCTTCTTATTATAATCCGCGTCGTAACCCTGAGCGCGCATTAGCAAGGCGTGATTTAGTATTACGTATGATGGTGGAAAAGGGGCTGATTAACAGTAATGATTATAAATATGCAGTATCTGATCCCTTAAGCTTAAGTGATCGCACGGCACTTAATCATCGGGCTAACCCTGCTTTTATTAGTTTTTTACATCGCGAACTTAAAAGGCAAGTACCTGCTGCGGTTCGTAAACAAAGTGGTTTACATATCTTTACCTCTATTGACCCTGTCGCACAACAAGGTGCTGAGTTTGCGGTGCAAAAAGGGCTTGCTTTAGTTGATAAAAAACAACCCGCCTCGCTTCAGGGGGCAATGGTTATTAGCGATAGAGAAGCTGCTGAGTTACGTGCCATTGTTTCTGGACGTGATGTTAAATTTAGTGGTTTTAATCGCGCTTTAGATGCCAATCGTCCCATAGGGTCACTGGTTAAACCTGCCGTGTATTTAACTGCTTTAGAACAAGGCTATCAATTACAGGATAAGCTTGATGATAAGCAAATAGTATTAAAAAACAGCACAGGCCAACGTTGGCAACCAAATAATTATGATCGCAAATTTCGTGGCTCTGTGAGTGTTGAAGAAGCATTGTATAAATCCTTAAATGTCCCGACAGTGAATCTAGGTATGAAGGTAGGTTTAGGCAATGTGATTGATACATTGCACAAACTTGGCATTCAAGAAAAAATTAAAGCGTATCCCTCTTTAGTACTAGGCAGTGTTTCTCTGTCACCCTTTGAAGTGGCGCAGATGTATCAGCCGATCACCACGCAAGGACGTTACCAGCCTTTACAAATGATCCGCTCTATTGTTGCAAAAGAGGGCGAGTTACTTTATCAACGCGATCAAAGCAGTGAGCAACGTTTTAGCACAGTAGCAGTAAACCAGTTAACCAATACTCTCTCTAAAGTCACCAGCGAAGGCACTGCACGCAGTTTGCGTTGGCGTAATCCTGGTCAGTCTTTTGCAGGAAAAACGGGCACAACTAACAACCTTAAAGATAGTTGGTTTGTTGGTTTTGACAGTGAAGAGGTGGTGACCACGTGGGTAGGTCGAGATGACAATAAAAGTGCCGAGCTCACCGGGAGTAGTGGCGCTTTAGTGCTCTTTTCACAATATATGAAACAAAAAAATAATTGA
- the hrpB gene encoding ATP-dependent helicase HrpB, with translation MSFLPIESVLNELKSTLLSATQVILQAPPGAGKSTFLPFKMVQEGWFEGKIIMLEPRRLAAKNIAYYLASLLNEQVGETIGYRMRGESRVGKQSKLEIVTEGVLTRLLQNDPELTGVDLLIFDEFHERNLQGDLGLALALDAQAGLCESLKILIMSATLDNSQLKEKLPEALFISSLGRSYPIDYHYQNENKRIKQQIVADVVKLTERAFNEQTGNILLFVAGIKEIKQCCEQLAPRLPKEVIIAPLYGALTLAEQQLAIAESATGQRKIVVATNIAETSLTIEGISVVVDSGYERSMCYQAQSGIGKLQTQRISEASATQRAGRAGRLSAGHCYRLWTAETRLIAQSEPEIKRSELTSLMLELLNWGVISPASLNFITQPPQTNIDAALALLKTFKAVDDKGRITSHGQAISALGVNPRLGHLLLTAQTLPFEGIVETACLLVALLEGNEKSGDDIEASLLKPSYLIKQQQKQLLKRLNSPLNQHHINSEHCGLLLAIAFPDRIGLARDDSGSYQLSCGIGASLYFESALLGQKMLVVADLAFSERTVNSVIYKAARVSLQALKEYLPGYFSEQEHIYWSFTGKPKLIAEKRQMLAKLTISKQPLTEIANSKKSDALMAGIKQAGLSVLNWSDENAQLLQRLSYAYQQYQIAQYELDFPDFSTATLLDQLDTWLTPFLSSIHKPEQLKRLDLKAALLARLSWPVLKQFEAHFPTHCTVPTGSKIKINYRNNESPVLSVRLQELFGQQETPYIFDGRIKLQLALLSPARRPLQLTQDLTTFWQGAYNEVKKEMRGRYPKHYWPDDPLQAQATKRTKKYM, from the coding sequence TTGTCTTTTTTACCGATTGAATCTGTCCTTAACGAGCTAAAATCAACATTATTGAGTGCAACGCAAGTCATTTTACAGGCGCCACCTGGTGCGGGTAAATCGACCTTCTTACCTTTCAAAATGGTTCAAGAGGGCTGGTTTGAAGGTAAAATTATTATGCTTGAACCGCGCAGGTTAGCCGCTAAAAATATCGCTTATTATCTTGCCTCATTGCTGAATGAGCAGGTTGGTGAAACAATCGGTTACCGAATGCGTGGAGAAAGCCGAGTGGGTAAGCAATCCAAGTTAGAGATTGTTACTGAAGGAGTGCTGACACGGCTATTGCAAAATGATCCTGAATTAACGGGGGTTGATCTACTGATCTTTGATGAGTTTCATGAACGTAATCTACAAGGCGATTTAGGTTTAGCATTAGCATTGGATGCGCAGGCAGGCTTATGTGAATCATTGAAAATACTGATCATGTCTGCAACATTAGATAACAGTCAATTAAAGGAAAAGCTCCCTGAGGCACTGTTTATTAGCTCATTAGGGCGAAGTTATCCGATCGACTATCACTACCAAAATGAAAATAAACGGATTAAACAACAGATAGTAGCGGATGTGGTGAAATTGACTGAACGTGCTTTTAATGAGCAGACCGGTAATATTCTGCTGTTTGTCGCAGGTATTAAAGAGATAAAACAGTGTTGCGAACAATTAGCACCTCGCCTTCCTAAAGAAGTTATTATTGCTCCCTTATATGGCGCATTAACTTTAGCTGAGCAACAACTTGCGATTGCAGAGAGTGCAACTGGGCAACGTAAAATTGTAGTCGCAACCAATATTGCCGAAACCAGTTTAACTATTGAAGGTATCAGTGTCGTGGTTGACTCTGGGTATGAGCGTAGTATGTGCTATCAAGCACAGTCAGGCATTGGCAAATTACAAACGCAGCGTATTAGTGAAGCCAGTGCGACACAACGTGCAGGGCGAGCTGGACGATTAAGTGCAGGGCACTGTTACCGGTTATGGACCGCGGAAACTCGATTAATAGCGCAAAGTGAGCCAGAAATCAAACGTAGCGAACTCACTTCGTTAATGTTGGAATTACTTAACTGGGGAGTCATTAGTCCAGCATCACTTAACTTTATCACTCAGCCACCCCAAACTAATATTGATGCCGCTTTAGCGCTTCTTAAGACTTTTAAGGCCGTAGATGATAAAGGGCGCATTACCTCACATGGGCAAGCAATTAGCGCCTTAGGTGTTAATCCGCGTCTAGGGCACCTTTTATTAACCGCACAAACATTACCTTTTGAAGGAATTGTTGAAACGGCTTGCTTACTGGTTGCATTGCTTGAGGGCAATGAAAAAAGTGGCGATGATATTGAAGCAAGCCTGCTCAAGCCGAGTTATTTAATTAAACAGCAACAAAAGCAACTATTAAAGCGATTAAATAGCCCTCTAAATCAACATCATATTAACAGTGAACATTGTGGTTTATTGCTCGCGATCGCTTTTCCTGATCGTATCGGATTAGCACGAGATGACAGTGGTAGTTACCAATTGAGTTGTGGTATCGGCGCTTCTTTATATTTTGAGTCGGCTTTGCTTGGCCAAAAAATGTTAGTGGTTGCAGATTTAGCCTTTTCAGAGCGCACGGTTAACAGTGTTATCTATAAAGCAGCAAGGGTTTCTCTACAGGCGCTGAAAGAATATTTGCCCGGTTACTTTTCCGAACAAGAGCACATTTACTGGTCGTTCACTGGCAAACCTAAGTTAATTGCTGAAAAACGACAAATGCTGGCTAAATTGACTATCAGCAAACAGCCATTGACAGAGATTGCAAATAGCAAAAAAAGTGATGCGTTAATGGCTGGCATAAAACAAGCTGGCTTATCGGTGCTGAATTGGTCCGATGAAAATGCGCAATTATTACAGCGCTTAAGTTATGCTTATCAACAATACCAAATCGCTCAATATGAACTTGATTTTCCTGACTTCTCAACCGCTACGTTATTAGATCAGCTTGATACGTGGTTAACTCCTTTTTTAAGTAGTATCCATAAACCTGAACAGCTAAAACGTTTAGATCTTAAAGCTGCATTGTTAGCGCGTTTAAGTTGGCCAGTGTTAAAGCAGTTTGAAGCGCATTTTCCTACCCATTGCACAGTGCCAACGGGGTCAAAAATAAAAATAAATTATCGTAATAATGAAAGTCCGGTTTTGTCGGTACGTTTGCAGGAGTTGTTTGGGCAACAAGAGACCCCTTACATTTTTGATGGACGAATTAAGTTACAATTAGCGTTATTATCTCCAGCACGAAGACCTTTACAATTAACGCAGGATTTAACCACCTTTTGGCAAGGTGCGTATAATGAAGTCAAAAAAGAGATGCGTGGACGTTATCCAAAACATTATTGGCCTGATGATCCATTACAAGCGCAAGCAACTAAACGCACTAAAAAGTACATGTAA
- the dksA gene encoding RNA polymerase-binding protein DksA: MPASQTKKTLGILAIAGVEPYQESKNEEYMSQGQLDHFTTILGAWRNQLREEVDRTVGHMKDEASNFPDPVDRATQEEEFSLELRARDRERRLIKKISKTLKKIEEDDFGFCDSCGIEIGIRRLEARPTADLCIDCKTLAEIKEKQIIG, encoded by the coding sequence ATGCCCGCATCGCAAACAAAAAAAACATTAGGCATTCTAGCCATTGCTGGTGTTGAACCATACCAAGAATCAAAAAATGAAGAGTACATGAGCCAAGGCCAACTGGACCACTTCACGACTATTCTTGGCGCTTGGCGTAATCAACTTCGTGAAGAAGTCGATCGCACTGTTGGACACATGAAAGATGAAGCCTCTAATTTCCCAGATCCAGTTGATCGCGCGACGCAGGAAGAAGAATTTAGTTTAGAGCTACGTGCACGAGATCGTGAACGTCGTTTAATTAAAAAAATCTCTAAGACATTGAAAAAAATCGAAGAAGATGACTTTGGTTTCTGTGACTCTTGTGGCATTGAGATCGGTATTCGCCGTTTAGAAGCGCGTCCGACGGCAGACCTATGTATCGATTGTAAAACACTTGCTGAAATTAAAGAGAAGCAAATTATCGGTTAA
- the gluQRS gene encoding tRNA glutamyl-Q(34) synthetase GluQRS — MSQSGYIGRFAPSPSGSLHFGSLVAALGSYLQAKSKQGKWLVRIEDIDPPREVDGASEDILATLSAYGLHHDDRVIYQSQQSTHYEQALKAFKQQQLSYNCDCTRKIIKQQGGLYLGYCRERALSAEDNALRINVAKLAQPITHFYDLLQGEVTLNKQQADEDFIIKRKDGLYAYNLAVVIDDINQGVTEIVRGADLLPTTGKQICLYQLLGQKTPSYIHLPLVVTEPGLKLSKQNHALAIDKQNPIPTLLKALAFLGHEVPALVNKGSCESILNWAVKNWCLTKVPKQTEIQLLSP; from the coding sequence TTGTCTCAATCTGGTTACATCGGGCGTTTTGCCCCCTCCCCTTCAGGTTCACTACACTTCGGCTCCTTAGTGGCGGCCCTTGGTAGTTATCTGCAAGCAAAATCAAAACAAGGGAAATGGTTAGTCCGAATTGAAGATATTGACCCACCGCGTGAAGTCGATGGGGCAAGTGAAGATATCCTAGCAACCTTATCCGCCTATGGTTTACACCACGATGACCGCGTTATCTATCAAAGCCAACAAAGTACTCATTATGAACAAGCACTTAAGGCATTCAAGCAACAACAGCTAAGTTATAATTGTGATTGCACGCGTAAAATAATCAAACAACAAGGCGGTTTATACCTCGGTTATTGCCGTGAGCGAGCACTATCTGCCGAAGATAATGCACTGCGTATTAATGTCGCGAAACTGGCTCAGCCCATCACCCACTTTTACGACCTACTACAGGGTGAAGTTACCTTAAATAAGCAACAAGCTGATGAAGACTTTATCATCAAACGCAAAGACGGTTTATATGCCTATAATTTAGCGGTGGTAATTGATGATATCAATCAGGGAGTTACTGAAATCGTGCGTGGTGCAGATCTGTTACCGACCACAGGAAAGCAGATATGTTTATACCAACTGTTAGGCCAAAAAACGCCCAGTTATATTCACTTACCACTCGTGGTTACTGAGCCGGGCCTTAAACTTTCAAAACAGAACCATGCACTGGCAATTGATAAACAAAACCCAATACCAACACTGCTTAAAGCACTGGCATTTTTAGGACACGAGGTGCCTGCTTTGGTTAATAAAGGGAGTTGTGAAAGTATTCTAAATTGGGCAGTTAAAAACTGGTGCTTAACAAAGGTCCCCAAACAGACTGAGATCCAACTACTGTCACCATAA
- the pcnB gene encoding polynucleotide adenylyltransferase PcnB, producing the protein MPRSEHSISRNDIDDNALKVLYRLHNAGFRALLVGGGVRDLLLGLKPKDFDITTDATPEEVKALFRNCRLIGRRFRLAHILFGREIIEVATFRGHHDDDNGQDKQKVKQSQGGMLLRDNVYGSLEEDAERRDFTVNALYYDIADFSLYDFCGGMQDLADRKLKLIGDPEVRYREDPVRMLRAIRFAGKLDLEISDECAEPIRRLAPLLQDIPAARHFDEVIKLLLSGQGLDTYRLLKEYKLIQMLFPILFKEGEDDKANSMIEQALKDSDQRIQQGKRVTPAYIYAIMLWYPLEQRAHAISFESGMEYHDAFLLAMNEVLSIQVKTIAIPKRFTATIRDIWNLQLRLPRYGGKRAQRVYHHIKFRAAFDFLELRAKVEQSQELAELTAWWQEYQLHNELPKHDHTRKRNNRSTEQKPNAEKSGAKKPYKKRRTKKPAPKSAE; encoded by the coding sequence ATCCCGCGCAGTGAGCACTCTATTTCGCGTAACGATATTGATGATAATGCTTTAAAGGTACTATACCGCTTGCATAATGCTGGCTTTCGCGCGCTGTTAGTAGGTGGTGGTGTACGAGATCTACTATTAGGGTTAAAACCTAAAGACTTTGATATTACAACTGATGCCACTCCTGAAGAGGTGAAAGCACTGTTTCGTAATTGCCGTTTAATCGGGCGACGTTTTCGTTTAGCACATATTTTGTTTGGCCGAGAGATTATTGAAGTGGCAACATTCCGTGGTCATCATGATGATGATAATGGTCAAGACAAACAAAAAGTAAAGCAATCTCAAGGTGGTATGTTATTGCGTGATAATGTTTACGGCTCTCTTGAAGAAGATGCCGAGCGCCGTGACTTTACTGTTAACGCCCTCTATTACGATATAGCAGACTTTTCTCTTTATGATTTTTGTGGAGGAATGCAAGATCTTGCCGATCGTAAGCTAAAACTAATTGGTGATCCTGAAGTACGCTACCGTGAAGATCCGGTGCGAATGCTACGTGCGATTCGTTTTGCAGGGAAACTCGATCTCGAAATTAGTGATGAATGTGCAGAGCCAATTCGACGTTTAGCACCTTTATTGCAAGACATTCCAGCAGCCCGCCACTTCGATGAAGTTATAAAACTACTGCTCTCTGGGCAAGGCCTTGATACCTATCGCTTGCTAAAAGAATATAAACTCATTCAGATGCTGTTTCCTATCCTATTTAAAGAGGGTGAAGATGACAAAGCAAACAGCATGATTGAACAAGCGTTAAAAGATAGTGACCAACGTATTCAACAAGGTAAACGTGTCACGCCAGCTTATATCTATGCGATTATGCTCTGGTATCCACTTGAACAACGCGCTCATGCTATAAGCTTTGAAAGTGGTATGGAGTATCATGATGCATTTTTATTAGCGATGAATGAAGTACTATCAATTCAAGTTAAAACTATTGCCATTCCAAAACGTTTTACTGCTACGATTCGTGATATTTGGAATCTGCAACTTCGACTACCTCGCTACGGTGGCAAACGCGCACAACGTGTTTATCATCATATTAAATTCCGTGCGGCTTTCGATTTCTTGGAACTTCGTGCGAAAGTAGAGCAAAGTCAAGAGCTTGCAGAGCTTACTGCATGGTGGCAAGAGTACCAATTACATAACGAGCTACCTAAGCACGATCATACACGCAAACGAAACAACCGCTCGACAGAGCAAAAGCCCAATGCAGAAAAAAGTGGTGCAAAAAAACCATATAAAAAGCGTCGCACTAAAAAACCTGCCCCCAAAAGCGCTGAGTAA
- the folK gene encoding 2-amino-4-hydroxy-6-hydroxymethyldihydropteridine diphosphokinase yields MISYIGIGSNQQDPIKQAQQAIDALKHIPDTRLTNCSSLYCSAPMGPQDQPDYINAVAEIDTQLTAIELLDALQAIEQNQGRVRKDNRWGPRTLDLDIILFSDQQIENDRLIIPHYGMQEREFVLYPLFEIAPNLTLPNGIQLSQLVTLCDKNGLTTISDNDHS; encoded by the coding sequence ATGATTAGTTATATTGGAATCGGTAGCAATCAACAAGATCCGATCAAGCAAGCACAGCAAGCGATTGACGCATTAAAGCACATTCCCGATACACGACTAACAAACTGTAGCTCACTGTATTGTAGTGCGCCGATGGGGCCACAGGATCAACCTGATTACATTAATGCTGTTGCTGAAATTGATACGCAATTAACCGCTATAGAGCTACTTGATGCATTACAAGCAATTGAGCAAAACCAAGGACGCGTCCGTAAAGATAACCGCTGGGGTCCTCGCACCTTAGATCTGGATATCATTTTATTTTCCGATCAGCAGATAGAAAATGACCGCCTTATAATTCCTCACTATGGCATGCAAGAGCGTGAATTTGTGCTCTATCCACTGTTTGAAATCGCGCCAAATTTAACCCTACCAAATGGCATACAATTATCGCAATTAGTCACATTATGTGATAAAAATGGTCTGACCACGATAAGTGATAATGATCACTCTTAA
- the panB gene encoding 3-methyl-2-oxobutanoate hydroxymethyltransferase, whose translation MARISVSRLAKMKTENEKITCITAYDASFAAIFDQAGIQVLLVGDSLGMVLQGHESTLPVTVEDIKYHTASVASTAKNSLIIADLPFMSYSTAEQTFENAATLMRAGANMVKLEGGEWLSESVQGLVERGIPVCGHLGLTPQSVNVFGGYKVQGREDEQAEKLLADALLLEKSGIQLLVLECVPVTLAERVSKALAIPVIGIGAGAQTDGQILVMHDAFGISAGFCPKFSKNFLVETGDIRRAVALYKEQVEGGIFPADEHSFY comes from the coding sequence ATGGCTCGAATTAGCGTTTCTCGTTTAGCTAAAATGAAAACCGAAAATGAAAAGATCACCTGTATAACAGCTTATGATGCAAGTTTCGCTGCTATTTTTGATCAAGCAGGGATTCAAGTATTACTAGTCGGAGACTCGTTAGGTATGGTGTTACAAGGGCATGAATCTACTTTGCCAGTGACCGTTGAAGATATCAAATACCACACTGCTTCAGTCGCAAGTACAGCTAAAAACTCACTTATTATCGCTGATCTTCCTTTCATGAGTTACAGCACAGCAGAGCAAACCTTCGAAAATGCAGCCACCTTGATGCGCGCAGGTGCAAATATGGTCAAGCTAGAAGGGGGAGAGTGGTTAAGTGAATCTGTGCAAGGCTTAGTTGAGCGTGGCATTCCAGTATGTGGTCACCTTGGTTTAACGCCTCAATCTGTTAACGTTTTTGGTGGATATAAAGTACAAGGGCGTGAAGATGAACAAGCAGAAAAATTACTTGCTGACGCGCTGTTACTTGAAAAATCGGGTATTCAGTTATTAGTGCTTGAGTGTGTACCTGTGACATTAGCAGAACGAGTCAGTAAAGCACTTGCTATCCCAGTTATTGGAATAGGCGCAGGAGCACAAACCGACGGACAAATTTTAGTAATGCATGATGCTTTTGGCATCTCAGCGGGCTTTTGCCCTAAGTTTTCGAAAAACTTCTTAGTTGAAACTGGCGATATTCGTCGTGCAGTTGCACTTTATAAAGAGCAAGTTGAAGGCGGAATATTCCCAGCCGATGAACATAGTTTTTATTAA
- the panC gene encoding pantoate--beta-alanine ligase, whose amino-acid sequence MLVIDSPCALREAIKQFKQQGKAISFIPTMGNLHSGHIELVKRGQQIAPVSVVSIFVNPMQFNNADDLKNYPKTLTADCQALEAVGVDIVFTPSSEVIYPNGLAAQTYIEVPELSNCLEGELRPGHFRGMSTIVNKLFNLVQPDYACFGEKDFQQLAIVKQMVADMALPIEIIPVATVREESGLAMSSRNNKLSEPEKQLAPLLAKVMNQLAKDVQKATTQHSLLIHDASRTLNASGFAVDDIHIVDSATLKPVTETTKQAVILMAAFLGTTRLIDNKVVTLNEHLHH is encoded by the coding sequence ATGTTAGTGATTGACTCCCCTTGCGCATTACGTGAAGCAATTAAACAGTTCAAACAACAGGGTAAAGCGATTAGTTTTATTCCAACCATGGGTAACCTGCATTCTGGGCATATCGAGCTCGTTAAGCGAGGACAACAGATAGCTCCCGTTTCAGTGGTCAGTATTTTTGTAAACCCTATGCAATTTAATAATGCAGATGATCTCAAAAATTACCCTAAAACATTAACTGCTGATTGTCAGGCACTTGAAGCTGTAGGTGTAGATATCGTGTTTACCCCCAGTAGCGAGGTAATCTACCCAAATGGATTAGCCGCACAAACCTACATCGAAGTACCAGAACTGTCGAACTGTTTAGAGGGCGAACTTCGTCCAGGTCATTTTCGTGGCATGAGCACCATCGTTAATAAACTCTTTAATTTAGTACAACCCGATTACGCATGCTTTGGCGAAAAAGATTTCCAACAACTTGCGATTGTTAAACAGATGGTCGCCGATATGGCTTTGCCTATCGAAATCATACCTGTCGCAACCGTACGAGAGGAGTCTGGCTTGGCAATGAGCTCCCGTAATAACAAACTTAGTGAACCGGAAAAGCAACTCGCACCTTTATTGGCCAAAGTGATGAATCAACTTGCAAAAGATGTTCAAAAAGCAACAACGCAACATTCACTGTTAATTCATGACGCATCTCGCACTTTAAACGCCTCTGGTTTCGCGGTTGACGATATTCATATTGTCGATAGCGCAACCTTAAAGCCGGTGACAGAAACAACAAAACAAGCAGTTATATTAATGGCTGCTTTTTTAGGAACAACCCGCTTAATTGATAATAAAGTGGTAACTTTAAACGAGCATTTGCACCATTAA
- the panD gene encoding aspartate 1-decarboxylase yields the protein MQKTLLTGKLHQARVTHAELNYEGSCAIDQDFLDQSGILEYEKIEIYNIETGGRFSTYAISGERGSKIISVNGAAARMAAVGDRIIICAYASMDEAEIAAHKPSLVYLDADNNIVRTSKDVPMQVA from the coding sequence ATGCAAAAAACATTGTTGACTGGCAAACTTCACCAAGCACGCGTGACACATGCTGAATTAAATTACGAAGGCTCATGCGCTATTGACCAAGACTTTCTTGATCAATCTGGTATTCTAGAATACGAAAAGATCGAAATTTACAATATTGAAACAGGTGGACGCTTCTCTACTTACGCTATTTCTGGTGAACGTGGCTCGAAAATTATCTCTGTTAATGGTGCAGCTGCACGTATGGCTGCAGTCGGTGACCGCATTATTATTTGTGCTTACGCAAGCATGGATGAAGCAGAAATTGCAGCACATAAGCCAAGTTTGGTTTACTTAGATGCAGACAATAACATCGTTCGTACAAGTAAAGATGTACCAATGCAAGTCGCTTAA